From the genome of Proteus vulgaris, one region includes:
- the flgC gene encoding flagellar basal body rod protein FlgC — protein MSLFSIFDISSSALSAQSQRLNVSASNMANADSVAGPDGDPYRAKQVVFQVNAPAGQEIGGVRVTEVVDDPAPFRMEYQPGHPFADEKGYVRMPNVDVVGEMINTISASRSYQANVEVMNTAKSLMQKTLMIGQ, from the coding sequence ATGTCTTTATTTAGTATTTTCGATATTTCAAGTTCAGCACTTTCAGCGCAATCACAACGTTTAAACGTGAGTGCCAGCAATATGGCAAACGCTGACAGTGTTGCGGGGCCAGATGGCGACCCTTATCGTGCAAAGCAGGTTGTTTTTCAAGTAAATGCACCAGCCGGCCAAGAAATTGGTGGCGTGCGTGTCACTGAGGTGGTGGATGATCCAGCCCCATTTCGTATGGAATATCAGCCAGGGCATCCTTTTGCCGATGAAAAAGGGTATGTACGTATGCCGAATGTTGATGTCGTAGGGGAAATGATTAATACCATCTCCGCTTCTCGTAGCTATCAAGCTAACGTTGAAGTCATGAACACGGCAAAATCACTGATGCAAAAAACACTGATGATAGGTCAATAG
- the flgB gene encoding flagellar basal body rod protein FlgB — protein sequence MLDKLENTFHFQQEALSIRNKRQEILAANIANADTPGFQARDIDFASELKKTIENGRTGSHGMQLAMTSERHIPIKPGYRLEADLLYRVPHQTAMDGNTVDMDMERSNFADNSLKYQADVTFINSQVKSMMAVLQQ from the coding sequence ATGCTCGATAAATTAGAAAATACGTTTCATTTTCAACAAGAAGCGCTCTCAATACGCAATAAACGCCAAGAAATTCTCGCTGCGAATATCGCTAACGCAGATACCCCAGGCTTTCAGGCTCGTGATATTGATTTTGCTTCTGAATTGAAAAAAACCATTGAAAACGGACGCACGGGGAGTCATGGCATGCAATTAGCGATGACATCAGAGCGCCATATTCCAATCAAACCCGGTTACCGCTTAGAGGCAGACTTACTCTATCGCGTGCCTCATCAAACTGCGATGGATGGTAATACCGTGGATATGGACATGGAACGTAGTAATTTTGCTGACAATAGCCTTAAGTATCAGGCTGATGTGACATTTATTAATTCGCAAGTTAAAAGCATGATGGCTGTATTGCAACAGTAA
- a CDS encoding flagellar hook assembly protein FlgD: MGISSSMNEPYDNTIIGDAPSSYHTKKSGSDDIKGNFLTLLITQMKNQDPTNPMQNNELTSQLAQISTVEGIETLNKTVNNIVGQIDQSQALRASSLVGRGVMVSGNKIVVFQPTDGKGETEKPGDGDDTIPTPDTQNEKTRQQMGTYKSESTDPTAPSDEHLFSTPFGFELLSPTDSLTINITNASGVTVRTINMDKKMLPDVYNFSWDCTDEDDNPVPPGSYKFTVNATLNDAQVPVKTLNYALVNSVSMVDGGARLDVGLGNTVSLDEIRQVL, encoded by the coding sequence GTGGGTATTTCCTCCTCAATGAATGAACCTTATGATAATACCATTATCGGGGATGCACCTTCTTCATACCATACGAAAAAAAGTGGTAGTGATGATATTAAAGGGAATTTCCTGACACTTCTCATCACTCAGATGAAAAATCAAGACCCAACAAACCCAATGCAAAATAATGAGTTAACGTCTCAGTTGGCTCAAATTTCGACCGTTGAAGGTATCGAAACACTGAATAAAACAGTAAATAACATTGTTGGGCAAATTGATCAAAGTCAGGCGTTGCGAGCATCTTCCTTAGTTGGCCGTGGTGTCATGGTCTCTGGGAATAAAATTGTTGTCTTTCAGCCAACCGACGGTAAAGGTGAGACTGAAAAACCTGGTGACGGGGATGACACAATTCCAACACCTGATACTCAAAATGAGAAAACGCGCCAGCAAATGGGAACGTATAAATCAGAAAGTACTGACCCAACTGCGCCTAGCGACGAACACCTTTTTTCAACACCTTTTGGTTTTGAATTACTCAGTCCAACTGATTCTCTTACGATAAACATCACCAATGCGAGTGGTGTGACCGTTCGTACGATCAATATGGACAAAAAGATGCTACCGGATGTTTATAACTTCTCTTGGGATTGTACGGATGAAGATGATAATCCTGTTCCACCGGGAAGTTATAAATTTACCGTTAACGCCACGCTTAATGATGCTCAGGTCCCTGTTAAGACACTGAATTATGCGCTGGTGAATAGTGTGTCCATGGTGGATGGTGGTGCCCGCCTTGATGTTGGCTTAGGTAATACCGTTTCATTGGATGAAATTCGTCAGGTTCTTTAA